The region GCAGTTTTCGTGTAATCATTTTTACTTTCTAAAATATTGACATTTTCAACAATATCAATACCATCACTAACAGTAAAGTCACTGAATGCTAGAAAATACTCCGGATTGTTAATACAAATTCCATAATCCTTAACGACAATATTTAACTTAGTATTTTCCATGATTTTAACCTGCACTATTTAATGTAGTATATTTTATATAGTAATTCTTAATATAAATTTTTTAATAATAAAACTAATAACAATTATAGGGGAAAAATTATGACACTTATTATCGACCCACAAACTGGAGGAATTGCTGGAAATATGATTATAGGTGCTTTAGTTGATTTAGGAGCTAATCCTCAAGAACTTAAAGAAATCATGGAATCAGTTACTCCAGAATTTGGAAAAGTAAAAGTAAGTTTTAATAAAGTAAATAAACATGGAATTGATGCTACTTATTGTAATGTAGAATTACTTAGTGAAAACAAACATATACACTATAAAGAATTGATAAGTAAAATTGATGATTTAAAACTTGATAAAAAAGTAAAAGAAACTTCTAAAAATATTTTTAAAAGAATAGCTATTGCAGAATCAGAAGTACATGGAAAAAGTTTAGATGAAATTCACTTTCATGAAGTTGGAGCTAGTGATGCTGTAGCAGATGTTATTGGATCTGTTTATGCATATTACAGTCTAAATTTAGATAAAGAAAAAATAATTGGGTTACCAATAGCATTAGGTGGTGGACGAGTAAAAACAGCACATGGAACACTACCTGTTCCAGCACCTGCAGTATTAAACATCCTGAAAAACATAAATTGTGTTGGAGGTCCAGTAGATAGTGAACTTGCTACACCTACAGGATGTGCAATTTATGCTGAGTTATGTGATGAATTCAAAAAATTCATTCCAACATGTAAAACAATGAAAGTAGGTTATGGTGCTGGAAAAAAGGATTTTAATTTTCCAAATGTGTTACGAGTTATAAAAACATCCGAAATCACTGAAAATGATCAGATAGATGTTATTGAAACAAATATTGACCATTTAACCGGTGAAGAAATAGGTTATTTATTTGATAAATTAC is a window of uncultured Methanobrevibacter sp. DNA encoding:
- the larC gene encoding nickel pincer cofactor biosynthesis protein LarC; protein product: MTLIIDPQTGGIAGNMIIGALVDLGANPQELKEIMESVTPEFGKVKVSFNKVNKHGIDATYCNVELLSENKHIHYKELISKIDDLKLDKKVKETSKNIFKRIAIAESEVHGKSLDEIHFHEVGASDAVADVIGSVYAYYSLNLDKEKIIGLPIALGGGRVKTAHGTLPVPAPAVLNILKNINCVGGPVDSELATPTGCAIYAELCDEFKKFIPTCKTMKVGYGAGKKDFNFPNVLRVIKTSEITENDQIDVIETNIDHLTGEEIGYLFDKLLEEGASDVSITPIIMKKNRQGSLLKVISKREKRDHLIDVMFKEIGTLGIRITPNLHRGIAKREFIKKSIDINGMTFEVTFKVAYVNGKIISNRPEYNDLLNISTQTEIPLIELKRMISDYND